One region of Primulina tabacum isolate GXHZ01 chromosome 1, ASM2559414v2, whole genome shotgun sequence genomic DNA includes:
- the LOC142550320 gene encoding uncharacterized protein LOC142550320, whose translation MVNSEEPKRRVAFVLIDGLGDVSLPSLGYRTPLQAANVPNLDAIASAGINGLMDPVEVGLACGSDTAHLSLLGYDPRVYYRGRGAFESMGAGLAMSPGDIAFKSNFATLDEKTGVVTSRRADRHFEEEGPILCAALDGMKLPSFPQYEVRVRYATEHRCGVVVKGPKLSGNISGTDPLKDNRLLLEAQPLDDSDEAKNTAAVVNELSREISCILVAHPLNARRVAEGKNIANVVLLRGCGIRIEVPPFEKIHGLWPCMVAPTKIIAGLGLSLGIDILEAPGATGDYRTLLTSKATAIANALSAPQQLCPNVFVPGEEEHEPGRSNGYDFGFLHIKAIDDAGHDKAIIFKVKGLEAVDRAIGQLAKLLWQAESSGAFQYYVCVTGDHSTPVEYGDHSFEPVPFTLCRLKDFVGAVGGESHVLEISLDPFPLPIVASGEELVDKYQSQEKKQDRAFNGDAVLEFDELAAARGCLGRFPGSEMMGIIKAFLKL comes from the exons ATGGTTAACTCAGAGGAGCCAAAGAGAAGGGTGGCTTTTGTCCTAATTGATGGATTGGGAGATGTGTCTCTGCCAAGTTTAGGCTACAGGACTCCTCTGCAAGCTGCTAATGTACCTAACTTGGACGCCATAGCCTCCGCTGGAATAAATGGTTTAATGGATCCTGTTGAAGTTGGTTTGGCTTGTGGAAGTGATACCGCACATCTTTCTTTATTGGGTTATGACCCTCGTGTTTATTATCGAGGGCGAGGTGCATTTGAGTCAATGGGCGCTGGACTGGCAATGTCTCCTGGAGACATCGCATTTAAA TCAAACTTTGCTACCCTGGACGAGAAAACTGGAGTAGTTACTAGCCGGAGGGCTGATAGGCATTTTGAAGAAGAAGGACCGATTCTTTGTGCAGCGTTGGATGGAATGAAGCTTCCCTCTTTTCCTCAGTATGAAGTTAGAGTCAG GTATGCAACAGAGCATAGATGTGGGGTGGTTGTAAAAGGACCAAAATTAAGTGGAAATATATCAGGAACGGATCCATTGAAGGATAACCGCCTACTTTTAGAAGCTCAACCACTGGATGATTCTGATGAAGCTAAAAACACAGCTGCAGTTGTTAACGAGTTATCCAGGGAAATATCTTGCATTTTGGTTGCACACCCTCTGAACGCAAGAAGGGTTGCTGAAGGAAAGAATATTGCGAATGTTGTTCTTTTACGAGGTTGTGGTATTCGAATAGAG GTTCCTCCATTCGAAAAGATACATGGTTTATGGCCATGCATGGTTGCTCCGACTAAAATTATTGCTGGGTTGGGTTTATCCCTTGGTATCGATATTCTGGAAGCTCCTGGAGCCACTGGTGACTACAGAACCCTGTTAACATCCAAGGCAACTGCCATAGCCAATGCCCTCTCAGCTCCTCAGCAGTTATGCCCCAATGTTTTTGTGCCTGGTGAAGAAGAGCATGAACCTGGCCGATCTAATGGCTATGATTTTGGATTTCTTCACATTAAG GCGATAGACGATGCAGGTCATGATAAAGCGATCATTTTCAAAGTCAAAGGATTGGAAGCTGTTGATAGAGCTATAGGCCAGTTAGCTAAGCTCCTTTGGCAAGCAGAGTCAAGTGGGGCATTCCAATACTACGTATGTGTCACCGGTGACCACTCTACGCCAGTTGAATATGGCGACCACAGCTTTGAACCAGTCCCTTTTACATTGTGTCGATTGAAAGACTTTGTTGGTGCTGTGGGTGGGGAATCGCATGTCTTGGAAATTTCTCTCGACCCATTTCCACTTCCAATCGTAGCATCTGGTGAAGAGCTGGTAGATAAATATCAAAGTCAAGAAAAGAAACAAGATCGAGCTTTCAATGGTGACGCGGTGCTGGAATTTGACGAGTTGGCTGCAGCAAGAGGATGTCTCGGAAGGTTTCCTGGAAGTGAAATGATGGGGATCATTAAAGCATTTCTCAAGCTGTAA
- the LOC142550247 gene encoding uncharacterized protein LOC142550247, producing the protein MAQSGLLSQAVCPPFCLKGKENWLGHFSLRKKPFYLNLSSGSKFGAQALYSVNSKAIEIPKQWYNLTADLPVKPPPYLHPKTFEQVKPEDLLPLFPDELIKQEATNDRFIDIPKEVLDVYRLWRPTPLIRAKRLEKLLNTPARIYYKYEGVSPAGSHKANTAVPQAWYNAQQGVKNVVTETGAGQWGSSLAFACALFGLNCEVWQVRTSYDQKPYRKLMMETWGAKVHPSPSGLTKSGQRVLEKDPLSPGSLGIAISEAVEIAAANADTKYCLGSVLNHVLLHQTVIGEECIKQLGAFGETPDVIIGCTGGGSNFAGLVFPFIREKLSGKIDPVIRAVEPEACPSLTKGVYAYDYGDTAGMTPLMKMHTLGHDFVPDPIHAGGLRYHGMSPLVSHVYELGFMEVTSIPQTECFEGAIKFARTEGLIAAPEPAHAIAATIREALRCRDTGESKVIVMAMCGHGHFDLTSYDKYLQGSLVDLSFSEDKMQASLAGIPRPVLS; encoded by the exons ATGGCACAATCCGGTCTACTTTCTCAGGCTGTCTGCCCCCCATTTTGCCTCAAAG GGAAAGAGAATTGGCTGGGGCATTTTTCATTGAGGAAAAAGCCATTTTACTTGAACCTTTCATCCGGTTCCAAATTCGGCGCTCAAGCACTGTATTCGGTTAACTCCAAGGCAATCGAAATTCCGAAGCAGTGGTACAATCTGACGGCAGATTTACCAGTAAAACCACCTCCTTATCTGCATCCAAAGACTTTTGAACAGGTGAAACCCGAGGACTTGTTACCTTTATTCCCTGAtgaattaatcaaacaagagGCCACAAATGACCGGTTTATAGACATCCCGAAAGAAGTTTTAGACGTGTATAGGCTTTGGCGTCCAACTCCTTTGATCAG GGCAAAGAGATTGGAAAAACTACTCAATACACCTGCCAGAATCTACTACAAATACGAAGGCGTTAGCCCAGCTGGCTCGCATAAAGCAAACACAGCGGTCCCTCAAGCCTGGTATAATGCGCAGCAAGGTGTCAAGAATGTGGTTACTGAAACTGGCGCTGGACAATGGGGGAGTTCTCTTGCTTTTGCTTGTGCCTTATTTGGGCTTAATTGTGAA GTGTGGCAAGTCCGGACGTCTTATGATCAAAAACCATATCGTAAACTCATGATGGAAACTTGGGGTGCCAAGGTTCATCCTTCGCCTTCTGGCCTCACGAAATCAGGTCAGAGAGTACTTGAAAAGGATCCGTTGAGCCCTGGGAGTTTAGGAATAGCAATTTCTGAGGCAGTGGAGATTGCTGCTGCAAATGCTGACACAAAATACTGCTTAGGCAGTGTACTCAATCACGTACTTCTTCATCAAACTGTTATAGGCGAAGAATGCATCAAACAGCTTGGGGCTTTTGGGGAGACACCGGATGTGATTATTGGTTGCACAGGGGGTGGATCAAACTTTGCAGGGCTCGTTTTTCCATTCATTCGAGAGAAGCTTAGTGGGAAGATTGATCCTGTTATCAGAGCCGTTGAACCGGAAGCCTGCCCCTCATTGACGAAAGGCGTGTATGCTTATGATTACGGTGATACGGCAGGGATGACTCCTTTGATGAAGATGCATACACTCGGGCACGATTTTGTACCCGACCCGATTCATGCTGGGGGTCTTCGGTACCATGGCATGTCTCCGTTGGTTTCGCATGTGTATGAGTTGGGTTTTATGGAAGTGACTTCAATACCTCAGACTGAATGTTTCGAAG GTGCCATAAAATTTGCTAGGACTGAGGGGTTGATAGCAGCACCAGAACCAGCTCATGCCATAGCTGCGACCATAAGAGAAGCTCTGCGCTGCAGAGACACGGGCGAATCCAAAGTCATTGTCATGGCGATGTGTGGACATGGTCATTTCGATTTAACATCTTATGACAAGTATCTGCAGGGATCTCTCGTTGATTTATCGTTTTCAGAGGACAAAATGCAAGCATCATTGGCTGGTATTCCCCGGCCAGTTCTTTCATGA
- the LOC142550192 gene encoding LOW QUALITY PROTEIN: proline dehydrogenase 2, mitochondrial-like (The sequence of the model RefSeq protein was modified relative to this genomic sequence to represent the inferred CDS: deleted 1 base in 1 codon) has translation MTTRSVHPKVLHALPSFFRRLNSAAQSSISAVPAFNLKPETTASKQDTITHTDPCDRAINIDDSDKIFSTVSTSKLIKSSIILHMAAIEPMVDFGMWVLNSKLMGSPPVKKIVFEAIEHSFYDHFCAGKGLKEVGGTVERLWDSGLRAMLDYGLEHATSNEDCDRNLEQFFQTAESAKSHPDSSVSFIVLKITAICPPSLLKRVSDLLRWEHKDKSLHLPWKLKTLPVFTDSSPFYHTPRRPEPLTPEEESNLQLAHERLTKLCIKCIEANVPLLIDAEDTSIQPGIDYLSYSAATQYCKNDDGPLIFNTVQAYLRDSKERLVVAKKSADVMGVSVGFKLVRGAYLSTERQLASSLGVKSPIHDTIQQTHACYNDCAAFMLQEICNGSGSVVLATHNVESGKLAASKAIDLRLEKGSQNLQFGQLYGMADTLSFGLKNAGFRVSKYLPFGPIEQIMPYLLRRAEENRGLLSTSSLDRQLMRKELIRRLTPRFS, from the exons ATGACCACCCGTAGCGTCCACCCAAAGGTTCTCCACGCGCTCCCCTCCTTCTTCCGCCGCCTCAACTCCGCCGCGCAGTCCTCCATCTCCGCCGTCCCCGCGTTCAACCTCAAGCCCGAAACCACCGCCTCCAAACAGGACACGATCACCCACACCGACCCATGCGACAGAGCAATCAATATCGATGATTCCGATAAGATTTTCTCGACGGTCTCCACCTCAAAGCTGATCAAATCATCGATCATTCTTCACATGGCCGCGATTGAGCCTATGGTCGATTTCGGCATGTGGGTTCTGAATTCGAAGCTCATGGGGTCTCCCCCGGTGAAGAAAATCGTGTTCGAAGCAATCGAACATTCGTTTTACGATCATTTCTGCGCGGGGAAAGGTTTGAAGGAGGTGGGAGGAACTGTGGAGAGACTTTGGGATTCTGGACTTAGAGCTATGCTGGATTATGGTTTGGAACACGCAACCAGTAACGAGGATTGTGATCGAAATTTGGAGCAATTTTTTCAAACAGCTGAATCTGCTAAATCGCACCCTGATTCTTCT GTTAGTTTTATTGTGTTGAAGATTACGGCAATTTGTCCTCCTAGTTTGCTCAAGAGGGTGAGTGATCTATTAAGATGGGAGCACAAGGATAAATCCTTGCATCTTCCATGGAAGCTCAAAACTTTACCCGTTTTTACGGATTCAAGCCCGTTTTATCACACTCCGAGGAGGCCAGAGCCCCTAACTCCAGAAGAAGAAAGCAATCTCCAGTTAGCCCACGAAAGATTAACCAAACTTTGCATCAAATGTATAGAAGCAAATGTGCCTCTGCTAATTGATGCGGAGGATACCTCCATTCAACCGGGGATAGACTACTTATCCTACTCTGCAGCGACACAATACTGTAAAAATGACGATGGCCCTTTAATTTTCAACACGGTTCAGGCTTATTTGAGAGATTCGAAAGAGAGATTGGTTGTAGCTAAGAAATCTGCCGATGTGATGGGAGTGTCTGTCGGGTTTAAATTGGTGAGAGGCGCATACTTATCGACC GAGAGACAATTGGCTTCTTCTTTGGGAGTCAAGTCCCCAATCCATGACACTATACAGCAAACTCATGCCTGTTACAACGATTGTGCTGCTTTTATGCTTCAAGAAATCTGCAATGGATCCGGTTCCGTCGTGCTGGCGACTCATAATGTTGAATCAG GAAAATTGGCCGCTTCAAAGGCGATCGATCTCAGACTTGAAAAGGGTAGCCAAAATCTGCAATTCGGCCAACTTTATGGAATGGCAGATACCCTCTCTTTTGGTTTGAAAAATGCAGGTTTTAGAGTAAGCAAGTATTTGCCCTTTGGGCCTATTGAGCAGATTATGCCTTATCTGTTGAGAAGAGCTGAAGAAAACAGAGGTTTATTATCTACTTCATCTCTTGACAGACAACTTATGAG GAAGGAATTGATTCGGAGATTGACGCCTAGATTTTCTTGA